Proteins from a single region of Cytophagaceae bacterium:
- a CDS encoding LysR family transcriptional regulator, whose product MNFQQLEYIIAVNQLKNFSRAAEFCNVTQATLSAMVKKLEEELGISIFDRKSNPIMTTECGSDIIVEAKKVLFHAQQLKTVSKSAFNKIEGKLRVGVIPTVASSLLPIVIKPVLEKFPELQLEISELTTSNIVRLLKNGDIDAGILSTPISNTDLEEEILYYEMLMVYGNLDTSKKYLIPEEINRNNLWLLEEGHCLRDQVLQFCSLKSSDHTPGQLKFEANTFDTLLNMVDSYGGLTLLPELYVKKMNSDQQKKISPFSSPIPVREVSLVYFRPFAKLRLINALANEIRVLTADKLESSKYKKSELVITQA is encoded by the coding sequence ATGAATTTTCAACAATTAGAATACATAATCGCCGTCAATCAGTTAAAAAATTTCAGCCGTGCAGCAGAATTTTGCAACGTAACTCAGGCCACATTAAGTGCGATGGTCAAAAAATTGGAGGAAGAATTGGGTATTTCGATTTTTGATAGAAAGTCCAATCCAATTATGACTACTGAATGTGGATCAGATATTATAGTGGAAGCTAAAAAAGTGCTTTTTCATGCCCAACAACTTAAAACTGTTTCGAAATCTGCTTTCAATAAAATTGAGGGAAAATTGAGGGTAGGAGTAATTCCTACTGTGGCGAGTTCATTATTGCCCATTGTGATTAAGCCTGTACTGGAAAAATTCCCCGAACTTCAACTAGAGATTTCGGAGCTTACCACTTCCAATATTGTAAGACTCTTAAAAAATGGTGACATAGATGCCGGAATACTTTCCACCCCTATTTCCAACACCGACTTGGAGGAAGAAATATTGTATTATGAAATGCTGATGGTTTACGGGAATCTTGACACTTCCAAAAAATATCTGATTCCCGAGGAAATCAACCGAAATAATCTTTGGTTACTCGAAGAAGGGCATTGTCTGCGAGACCAGGTTTTGCAGTTTTGTTCCTTGAAGAGTAGTGATCACACTCCTGGGCAATTAAAATTTGAAGCCAATACTTTTGATACTTTGCTAAATATGGTCGATAGTTATGGTGGGCTCACCTTATTGCCGGAATTATATGTAAAAAAAATGAATTCAGACCAACAAAAGAAAATAAGCCCGTTTTCTTCGCCAATTCCGGTTCGGGAAGTGAGTTTGGTATATTTCCGACCTTTTGCCAAATTACGCCTAATCAATGCTCTGGCCAATGAAATCAGGGTTTTAACTGCTGACAAATTAGAGTCTTCAAAATACAAAAAAAGTGAGTTAGTGATAACTCAGGCTTAA